TGGAAACAGGCTTTTCACGGGGTGCCCTTTCCTTGGTTACTTCCTTTGGGCAAGCAAAGGAAGTAACATCTGAAGGAAGTAACATCTAAAAAAAAGTGTTCTTAAAAAATGGAGGGTTGTATGCGATTTACATGCCTTTGACAGCACCGAAACAATACATTTCATTATCGGGCTCGTGAAAAAAATACTTTTTCACAGTCCCCCTTAAAGGGCTTGTGATAAACCTTTGACGCATGTTCATTAAAAAAGTAGTTGCTTTTCAGTGAAAACATCCTTATCATATTGATAATAATATAGATAAGGAGGATATATGAAGCCGAGAAACCAGAAACCTCAGGAAGAACTATTTCCCTTTATCGAGATGGAAAAATTGATTCCTGAAAATCACATACTGCGAATGATCGACCGGTATGTTGACTTCAGTTTTATTGATGAACTGGTTGATCACACGTATTCCGAGACGACCGGTAGACCGGCGGAGGATCCCGAACTTATGGTACGGATAATCACGCTCGGATATTTATACAATCTCAGTGAGAACAAGCTATTCGAGGAACTCAAGATGCACGCGGCGTATCGATGGTTCTGCAATCTTGGGTTTCACGAAAAAGTGCCTGATCGAAGCACGCTGAACAGGCTTCGCAATCACCGATGGGCAGGTGACGGTATTTTTGAACAAATCATGCAAAACATCGTTAAACAATGTGTTACAGCCGGACTGGTCAGCGGGAAGCATCTGGCGGTGGATGGTACCAAAATCCGAGCCAAAGCATCAATCAAAAGCCTCGAACCGATTGTTGTGGACACGGAGCTTGACGACTACCTCGGGCGACTCAGACTGAAGCCCCGTCCGAAGTCAGACCAACAAGACGAAACCCATCCCGATGACAGAGACTTCCGGGATACGAAGCTATCGAACGAAACCCACCGTTCCACGACCGATCCCGATGCCCGTCTCTATAAAAAATCACTCGGTCAGGAAGCTTCCCTGTCTTATGTCGGCAACACCCTTATTGACACTAAAAGCAGGGTGATTCTCGCCACGAAAGTCACTCAGCCGGGCATCTCCACGGAATCCGACGCCGCCCGTGAGATGCTCGATACGCTTGAGCAAACCGGATTGTCAAAGAACATACAAACGCTTGCCGCAGATAAAGGTTATGGCTCGACTGAATTTGTTACCGATCTCATCAACCGTGGCATCACCCCTCACATCCCTCTGCTTGCAGAATCCAATCTTGAATCCATACCAGTCTGGAAAACAAAAACATATATCTCCGAACGACAGATAAAACGCGATGCAAAAGTGAAACAAATAAAGGCCCGGAATTATGTGCGTCTGCTCGCCCAAACGCACGGCTATAAACTATCGCAAAAATTACGAAAACGTATCGAGCATATCTTTGCAGAGGCGAAAATCTGCCATGGTCTTGCTCGTGCCCGCTATCGCGGGATCATTCCAATGCAAGAGCAACTCTCCATGACCGCATTCGTTCAGAACATCAAACGTCTCGTTCGCTTTATGAAGAAATGTAATACAAACACTATGATACCTGGCCGAAAAATCAGTTTTAAAGCTTTATTTTTGTCAATTCACAGAGACTTTTTACAGAACCTCCACCTTTACATAAATTGTGGAGTCATCTCGGGTGGATAACCGGGTAATAGATATAAAATCGCTGTTTTTACCCAAATTCTTCCTACAGACTTTATCACAAGACTTTTAAGGCGTATCAAATATTATTTCCAGGGAGCGGAACATGTTTCACAAAATGACATATACAGACCTATGTCATGGATGGCGCCGGATATTTCCTCTTATCGGCATCGCCATCATCGCGACTACGAGCGCAGGCGCACAAACGGCAGTAGATTATTTTCCCATGACGGTCGGCAGCAGGTGGGTTTACTCTGAAAGGCCTTTATCCGGTAATCAGGACAAGGTTTTTACGTACGAGACCGTTGTAGAAAGTACGGATATTTCGAAAAAAGCCGCTATGTTCATTACCAAAGACACAAGAGCCGAAAAATCGACTTTCAAACGCTATCTTGTCGATAAAGAGGGCGATACAGTCTGGATATCCATGGGTGTTTCACCGTCGTTGATTTTAATGGATTTCGATCCGCCGTACATCGTGCTGCCGCACGAACCGTCCAAAGTCGGCAAATCATGGGAGTGGATATGGGAAGAGCACAGCGATGAATACCCGGACTCGACATTCATCAGGACAACCCTGTTCACGGTGATGAGCACGCATGAGACGATAACGGTTCCGGCGGGTACGTTCACGGACGTTTTAAAGATCAGAATGATTGATATCGATCCTGAAGGGAAAATAAACGGTATGTACTACCGGTATTTTGCCGGGAAGGTCGGAGAGATACTTTTTTTAAAGGAAACACCGGGAGAAAACGCAAGCAGAAGCGAGCTTATCGAGTATTCGATCGCCCCCTGACCCGCGATCCCTTTCCCCCTTTCATCCTTGACTCCTTGCCCCTTCTTCTGTAAACTTATTTCAGGACAAGACAGGTGTCACCAAGTGACAGAAGGGGGCTTTTTACCCCGCAGCAAGCAACGTTGATTCCCTTTTCCCGGTGGTTGACATCCCGTTAAAACACCTTCGTAACCGTCCACTCCCATACGAATGTAAAACTGAACCAGATAACCGCAATCAGAAGCGCCCATTTCCAGAGTCCCGGGAAGGATTTGAGGCCGACCCACGGTCCCTTTGCATCGGGCAGGGTATGAATCGTGAGATTCTCGAGCTTCTCACGGGGCACCGGTTTTTCGAACAGGCATGCAATACCGGCGCAGGCAACGGTATACACGAACGAAAAGAACCCGATATAGGTAAAGTTGATGTCGGTGAAAATATCGAGCGACACCGAAAAGAGAACTCCGGTGACCATGGCGATAAAGGCCGCCCACGGGGTTACCCGTGTGGTGAAAATCCCGACGATATAGAGCGCGACAACGACGCCGAGCACATCGCCGTAGAAGCTCTGAATGAACGCCATTGCCGAGGGGCTCTTGACAACGAGCGGAAACAGGGTGAGCGTGAGGAGGATGGTCAATCCCTCGACGATACGGGTGACTGTTTTGAGCTCGCCGGGCTTCGCGGAGGGACGGAGAATACGGAGATAGATATCTTCCGAAAAGAGCGCGCTCGATGCTGTGAGCATGCCATCCACCGTGGACAACAGCGCCGCCATGAGGCCCGCCACAAGAAAACCGCGCATTCCGACCGGAAACATGGTGAGAATGACTTTCATGATCGACTCGTCCGGCAGAATCCCGGGCATCAGGATTCTCATGATCGCGCCGGTCATGAACGAGCAGAAGGGATAGAACAGAACGAGAAAGGCGAGCAGGAGTAAGGATTTCTGGGCATCGAGCTCGCTTTTTGCGGCAAGAAGACGCTGCGCCATGCCGAAGTTGCATGACATCCATCCGACACCCGCAACGGTTGCCCAGAGAAGCACCGCCTGTGTAGGGAAATACTTGTCGGTGAATATCGACCAGTCCGAGGGGGGAATCATGCTGTTGAGTCTGACTCCGGCGTTACCGACAATCTGTGATGCGGCAAACACGGAAAATCCGCCGAGTTTGTAAAGCGCCATACCCAGAACGGCTATCAGGGTGATGATTATGAGCATGCCCTGGTAAAAATCTATGGCCAGCACCGTTTTCATGCCCCCTAAAATGACATAGAAACCCACCACCGCGGAAATAAGAATTATACTGGCCATCATCGACCACCCGAGCAGGTTCTTGAGGAGCAGCGCCCCGAGATACATCGCCGCCGACAGTGTCACGACCAGTATCGATATCATGATGAGCGAAAACAGCGCGCGGCACTGCACATTGAACCGTTTTTCGAGATATTCGGGCGTCGTGACGATCCGCGAGCGCCAGTATATCGGTACGAGAAACATCGCTGCGAACCATGTCGTGAACCACATGTGAACCCCGGGCCACTGGATGAGATACAATCCCCACAAAAACCCGAGCCCCGCTATTCCCATGATCGAGGGATCGGCTCCCATCGCAAAAAGGGCTATGGCGATCTGGTACCACGTGCGGCTTCGTCCGCCGGTGATGAAATCCTCCGCGCTTGTCTTGCGGTAGTGACGGCTGACGAAGTAACCGGCAATAAATACAGCGAGAAAGTACACTGCAACTACAATCGAATCAATCATATCCTCTCCAGAAGAATCAACTGTTAACTCTGATTATTCGTTAGTAATCCCGCATTCATAAAAAAGGTTGAAACATTGAACCGCAAAGACACAAAGGAACTAAGAATTGCATGGTGATACCGTTCGATTACCGGGCAGAAAAACCCTGCTTACCGGGCGGCAGGTTGAAAACCGTTTCACCGATGAGCATCCAGTAGCATGTTGTCATGACCACACCGGAGGGCGGTATGAAATTGATATCGTACCCGGGCACATTGACCGTCGTATCCCCATGCTTCCAGTACGGGTCGATGTAAATATCGATCAGACCCATGTCCGGTGTCAAGGGCGAACCCTCTCCCAGAACGGCAGGCCCGGGCGTGAAGACACAGATGGTCTTCGCTCCCGCTGCGCGGGCCATAAGTAATTCCTGCTCCGGGTAGTAGGAATAGCCGACATGAAGCCAGACATCCCCGGGATCGAGCAATCCATTAAGGTGATCGGGGCCGAATCCGTTTTCGTTCACGGTGAAAACATGGGGAAATTCCGGCATGCGCTGCTGGGATGCCATAAAATGACCGATAAGGCTTGCCTCCACTTTTTTCCCGGAAAGAATAGTTTCGGCGCACAGCTTCCCCGCATCGTGGAATTTATTCATTTCATTCGCCCGTATGTTTTCGAGAAATCCTTTCACGGCGGTGATATACTGCCGTCCCAGGACGCCTGCTTCAACCGGGCTGATGGTCAGATCGGGATGAAACGTGAATTCATCGACCCGCTTGTTTCTCGGAGCCGCTCCCGGAACGAACATGCTCTGCCACATGGCGGGCATTTTTCCCTCACGGGTCAGGGCGGCGACATACTCGGCGGTGAACACCCACATGTCGATGATATTCGCAATCCCCGCAATCGGGCCTGTCACTGCATCCTGCCCTATATGCATAACGGGCGATGTCCCCGGCGCGAGACCGTTGTCGATGACATAATCAGCAATACCGGCGGCGCGGGAATCCCGTGACCCGAAAACGATCACCATCGCACCCATATCCTTGAGCACACCGAGGAGCTTGATCTGGGCTTCGGGATTGAGCTCCATCGTTCCAGCAAGCACAACATCCTGCGCGGTAAGTTTCCCCTCCTGAGGGAGGAGATAGATTTTCGTCAGGCCGCCCGCCCGTCCGTACGCCTCGGTAACAAATCCTCCCCATGTATTGTTGATGGGTAGGTAATACGTTCCGTCTTTGGTAATCGCGGGGTCTGTCGTTCCGCCCGTAAGGGTTTCATCGTCCGTGACATATATCCGCCCACCTTTGACAGCGCGGGCAGCGGCGGCTTCCGCAGCTTTATTCATGGTATCGAGCTGGGTCGCGGATTGATCGAGACAGCCGATCACCGCGGAAATAAACATGTCGCCCGGATGCACCGCAGCGGGAGTCTCGGCCTTTTTCGAACAGCCATGAGCGCCGAGGCACAGACAGAGAAGGATAAAACATGCCGATAGCCTTTGCATTGTAATCCCTTTCACCGTACTCGTTTATCCGGTTATCCAGTTAAGTCAGCTTACATGATTGATCCCCCTCGGCTTCGCCGTCTCCCCCTTATAAAAGAAAGGGGGAGAAAAGTGCCCCAAATACCGCTCCCCCCTTAAAAAGGGGGGATGCCGCAGGCAGGGGGGATCACATACTATCGGAAGAAATTATCAATGCTTATCACACTGGATAACCGTATTCGTTTAAAAAGTCTTGTGATAAAGTCTGTATGTGTGGATATAAGCTGTCAAGGGTCGGCATTAAGTGCCGATCCCCGATTAATGATTCGGGGACAAGCTTACATGCCCTTGACAGCACCGAAACAATACATTTCATTATCGGGCTCGTGAAAAATATACTTTTTCACAGCCCTCTTAAAAGCCGATTATCTTTTCTTTCAACACAGTATATACTGTCCGCTGCCCGTTGACAAGTCAATATTAGCACTAATTTTTTATACGATATCACCAAAATCCTGAAATTCGACTCATATAAAAGAGTCCGGGATGCGCAAAAAAAACTTGTAATCCTTTCTTCCTCAACCTACTTTATAATAAACATATACCATTGAGCATAACCACTTACAGGGAAATCACGCTATGAAACGCACCCGTATCCGAACGTACGTATCTGTACTTTTTGTCCTGATTACCGTTTTGTTGACCGTATCCTGCGGTAAAGAGACTGTTGCACCGGCGGACATGGTTCTTCTCAACGGGAAAATCGCTACTGTCGACAAATCCTTCTCCATCGCGGAAGCGGTTGCAGTCCGCGGCGACAGGATTGTCAAGGTGGGCACCAACAACGACATCGAGCCCTATATCGGCCCGAAAACTCATCGAGTCGAATTGCAGGGAATGCTCGTTGTTCCGGGTCTTATCGATGCCCATGCGCACATGACCGACTACGGTATTTCCCTGACAAGGCTCGATTTCCGGGGCACGACAAGTTTCCGCCAGATCGCCGATATGGTCGCGGAAAAAGCGAAAACTGCCGCTCCCGGCGAATGGATCATGGGAAGGACATGGGATCAGAACGACTGGGATGTCAAGGAGCTCCCTACACACGAACTCCTTACAAAAGCAGCGCCCGACAATCCCGTCTGGCTCACCCGCGTCGATGGTCATGCCGCCGTGGTAAACAGGAAAGCCATGGAAATCGCTGGCATCACCGCCGCAACGAAAGACCCCGAAGGCGGCGAAATCATCCGTGGGCCGAAAGGCGAGCCGACCGGCTGTTTTGTCGATAACGCGATGGGGCTCGTTGGGGAAAAAATCCCCGATCTCAATCCGGAGCAGGTGAGAAACGCCATGGCGATGGCTGCCGAGCGCTGTGTTGCAGTGGGTCTGACCGGTGTTCACGATGCGGGCGCATCACCGGAAATTATCACCAACTATAAATATCTCATCGATCATGACCGTCTCCCGCTGCGGATTTACGCCATGCTGAGCGAACCGGGCGACAAGGATGTGACCGATTACCTCAAAACGAACAGAGTCGACGGGTATGGGAATAACTTTCTGACCGTGCGGAGCATCAAACTTTTCATGGACGGCGCTCTCGGTTCACGGGGCGCGCTCATGTTCGAGCCCTACTCCGACCGTCCCGGCTATTACGGCCTCATGACGACAACGCCTGAACGGGTTCTGCAGATTGCACAGGCAGCGCTCAATGCCGGTTTTCAGGTATGTACTCACGCAATCGGCGACCGTGGTATCCGCCTCGCGCTCGATGCCTACGAACAGGCTCTCAGGGAACACCCGTCGCCCGACCACCGGTTCAGGATCGAGCATGCCCAGGTTGTCTCGCTCCGGGACATTCCTCGTTTTGCTCAACTGGGAGTCATACCATCCATGCAGCCGACCCACGCAACTTCCGACATGTACTGGGCGGAAGCACGGGTCGGTCCCGAAAGAATCAAGGGCGCCTATGCGTGGCAGAAGTTTCTCAAAACAGGCGTTGTCATCCCGTGCGGATCGGATTTCCCTGTCGAGGAGATCAATCCCATGCTCGGCATCTATGCCGCGATCACCCGTCAGGACCCGACCGGCTGGCCCGACGGCGGGTGGTATCCCGAAGAGTGCATGACACGGGAACAGGTTCTGAGGGGGTTTACGAACTGGGCGGCATACGGGGAGTTTCAGGAAGACATTCTCGGCTCCATCGAACCGGGGAAACTGGCGGACATGGTCGTGCTCACCAAAGACATTCTCACCATACCGCCGAAGGAAATTCTCACGACGGTTCCCGAGCTGACCATAGTGGGGGGAAAAATACGGTATAGCAGGCACTGATCCGGCCGTGTCAGGCATTTCCGGATACGATATGGATTCGGGGAACCCGGCCCGCAGGATGACTGCGGGTACCGGGAAATTGAAAAGCCACGGTCAGGGGTGAACCGCAGAGTCATCCGCCTGCGCGAACGGCAGGATGAAAGAAAACCGGCTCCCCTTCCCTTTTTCGCTTTCCACCCACACCCGGCCTCCATGCTGATCGATAAAGCGCTTCACGATCGAAAGACCGAGCCCGACGCCTCCGTATTTATGCGGAGCGGATTCCTCGCCCTGTACGAAATCGCCAAATATCGTTTCAATATCGTTTTCGGCAATACCTATCCCCGTATCCCAGACGCATACTCTGAGATACGACTCGTCCCTTCCGACTTCTATGCCCATTCTGCCGCCATCGGGAGTGAACTTCACCGCGTTGGTGAGGAGATTGTAGATGACCTGCTTCAGCTTACGCTCATCGGCGGTAATCGAATAGACATTGTCTGCCATGGTACAGGACAGCTCGATATGTTTTACGATCGTCCGCTCGCGGATAATTGTCAGGCAGTTTTCCACAAGGGTATGGAGATTGACCTTCGAGAGTTTCAGGGGGCTGTATCCCGCTTCCATCTGGGAAATATCGAGGATATCGTCGATCAATGACAGAAGGTGCTCGCTTCCGCCCCTGATGTCCTTTATATACTCCTCCTGCTGATCGTTGAGATCGCCGAAAAATTTCCTGAGCAGGATATCGGATGCCGCAATAATGGAATTGAGCGGATTACGGAGTTCGTGACTCATCGCGGAGAGAAAAACCGATTGCGGCCTGACAGCGAATTCCGGAGAACTTTCGGCCTTGTCCGGCCCGTGGCTTTCTCCCGAAGCGGGTTTCGGGCGGGAAATATCGACAAGACCGATCACCATGCCGTTAGTGTCACGGAGCGGAATTTTTGTGAACAGCAATGTCTCTTTCCCCCGTGATGTTTCAGAGGTCCTCTCCTGCCGGTAGACCGGTATGCCCGTTTCCATAACCTTCCTGTCATCTTCGTCCATCTGTCGCCCCGGAGGACCGGGTAGCAGCTCGGAGAACGTTTTCCCGATGACATCTTCAGCGGCTTTCCCGGCAAACAGTTCCATTCCCTTCACGTTGACAGCTTCGAGGCGGCCATCCCTGTCTTTTACATATATCCTGTCCGGAAGGGCATCGAATACATTCCGTAAAAGGTTTTTGCCTGTTTCGTTATTTTCACTCATACGGTGAAAGTCTCACATATGGTTATACAGTCATCGTGCTCAAGTATTATACGGTAAAATATAATAAAAAACACGGCAATAAGATGAGTAGTTTTATGTGGCTATATCCTTGCCCCCGTGCTA
This genomic interval from bacterium contains the following:
- a CDS encoding amidohydrolase, producing the protein MKRTRIRTYVSVLFVLITVLLTVSCGKETVAPADMVLLNGKIATVDKSFSIAEAVAVRGDRIVKVGTNNDIEPYIGPKTHRVELQGMLVVPGLIDAHAHMTDYGISLTRLDFRGTTSFRQIADMVAEKAKTAAPGEWIMGRTWDQNDWDVKELPTHELLTKAAPDNPVWLTRVDGHAAVVNRKAMEIAGITAATKDPEGGEIIRGPKGEPTGCFVDNAMGLVGEKIPDLNPEQVRNAMAMAAERCVAVGLTGVHDAGASPEIITNYKYLIDHDRLPLRIYAMLSEPGDKDVTDYLKTNRVDGYGNNFLTVRSIKLFMDGALGSRGALMFEPYSDRPGYYGLMTTTPERVLQIAQAALNAGFQVCTHAIGDRGIRLALDAYEQALREHPSPDHRFRIEHAQVVSLRDIPRFAQLGVIPSMQPTHATSDMYWAEARVGPERIKGAYAWQKFLKTGVVIPCGSDFPVEEINPMLGIYAAITRQDPTGWPDGGWYPEECMTREQVLRGFTNWAAYGEFQEDILGSIEPGKLADMVVLTKDILTIPPKEILTTVPELTIVGGKIRYSRH
- a CDS encoding sodium/solute symporter (Members of the Solute:Sodium Symporter (SSS), TC 2.A.21 as described in tcdb.org, catalyze solute:Na+ symport. Known solutes for members of the family include sugars, amino acids, nucleosides, inositols, vitamins, urea or anions, depending on the system.); the encoded protein is MIDSIVVAVYFLAVFIAGYFVSRHYRKTSAEDFITGGRSRTWYQIAIALFAMGADPSIMGIAGLGFLWGLYLIQWPGVHMWFTTWFAAMFLVPIYWRSRIVTTPEYLEKRFNVQCRALFSLIMISILVVTLSAAMYLGALLLKNLLGWSMMASIILISAVVGFYVILGGMKTVLAIDFYQGMLIIITLIAVLGMALYKLGGFSVFAASQIVGNAGVRLNSMIPPSDWSIFTDKYFPTQAVLLWATVAGVGWMSCNFGMAQRLLAAKSELDAQKSLLLLAFLVLFYPFCSFMTGAIMRILMPGILPDESIMKVILTMFPVGMRGFLVAGLMAALLSTVDGMLTASSALFSEDIYLRILRPSAKPGELKTVTRIVEGLTILLTLTLFPLVVKSPSAMAFIQSFYGDVLGVVVALYIVGIFTTRVTPWAAFIAMVTGVLFSVSLDIFTDINFTYIGFFSFVYTVACAGIACLFEKPVPREKLENLTIHTLPDAKGPWVGLKSFPGLWKWALLIAVIWFSFTFVWEWTVTKVF
- a CDS encoding PAS domain-containing sensor histidine kinase, whose protein sequence is MSENNETGKNLLRNVFDALPDRIYVKDRDGRLEAVNVKGMELFAGKAAEDVIGKTFSELLPGPPGRQMDEDDRKVMETGIPVYRQERTSETSRGKETLLFTKIPLRDTNGMVIGLVDISRPKPASGESHGPDKAESSPEFAVRPQSVFLSAMSHELRNPLNSIIAASDILLRKFFGDLNDQQEEYIKDIRGGSEHLLSLIDDILDISQMEAGYSPLKLSKVNLHTLVENCLTIIRERTIVKHIELSCTMADNVYSITADERKLKQVIYNLLTNAVKFTPDGGRMGIEVGRDESYLRVCVWDTGIGIAENDIETIFGDFVQGEESAPHKYGGVGLGLSIVKRFIDQHGGRVWVESEKGKGSRFSFILPFAQADDSAVHP
- a CDS encoding IS5 family transposase produces the protein MKPRNQKPQEELFPFIEMEKLIPENHILRMIDRYVDFSFIDELVDHTYSETTGRPAEDPELMVRIITLGYLYNLSENKLFEELKMHAAYRWFCNLGFHEKVPDRSTLNRLRNHRWAGDGIFEQIMQNIVKQCVTAGLVSGKHLAVDGTKIRAKASIKSLEPIVVDTELDDYLGRLRLKPRPKSDQQDETHPDDRDFRDTKLSNETHRSTTDPDARLYKKSLGQEASLSYVGNTLIDTKSRVILATKVTQPGISTESDAAREMLDTLEQTGLSKNIQTLAADKGYGSTEFVTDLINRGITPHIPLLAESNLESIPVWKTKTYISERQIKRDAKVKQIKARNYVRLLAQTHGYKLSQKLRKRIEHIFAEAKICHGLARARYRGIIPMQEQLSMTAFVQNIKRLVRFMKKCNTNTMIPGRKISFKALFLSIHRDFLQNLHLYINCGVISGG